A region from the Aegilops tauschii subsp. strangulata cultivar AL8/78 chromosome 5, Aet v6.0, whole genome shotgun sequence genome encodes:
- the LOC120965345 gene encoding uncharacterized protein produces the protein MASNASMLVMTMACALLLVGSTCHAARNLADTTPAAAAPAASAVPGLPAVPTDTVTLMPPMPSVTLPTVPQVTLPPMPSVVVPKAVLPPMPKVTLPTMLQVTMAPMPAIVVPKVALPPLLFVPNVNVPMPFAAVLSSCPRAIGPRSCEIGARSLSGHDIHFPTCKLCVLYAMYQLRVVPLYVFRVFPAYNFLFTVSYSPFVWN, from the coding sequence ATGGCTTCCAACGCGAGCATGTTGGTCATGACCATGGCGTGCGCGCTCCTCCTTGTCGGCAGCACATGCCACGCTGCCCGCAACCTGGCCGACACGACGCCGGCGGCTGCAGCTCCGGCTGCTAGCGCCGTCCCTGGCCTGCCAGCCGTGCCCACGGACACGGTCACCCTGATGCCACCAATGCCGTCGGTCACCCTGCCCACCGTGCCGCAGGTGACGCTGCCGCCCATGCCCTCCGTCGTCGTGCCCAAGGCGGTCCTGCCGCCCATGCCCAAGGTCACCCTCCCCACCATGCTGCAGGTGACGATGGCGCCGATGCCCGCGATTGTCGTGCCTAAGGTGGCGCTGCCGCCGTTGCTGTTCGTCCCGAATGTGAACGTGCCTATGCCGTTCGCGGCCGTGCTCTCGTCCTGTCCACGCGCGATAGGGCCCCGTTCATGTGAGATTGGGGCCAGGTCACTCAGTGGACACGACATACATTTTCCTACATGCAAGCTTTGTGTTTTATATGCGATGTATCAGTTGAGGGTTGTCCCATTGTATGTATTTCGTGTTTTTCCTGCATACAATTTTCTATTTACAGTAAGTTATTCTCCTTTTGTTTGGAATTAG